One Hermetia illucens chromosome 4, iHerIll2.2.curated.20191125, whole genome shotgun sequence DNA segment encodes these proteins:
- the LOC119656095 gene encoding uncharacterized protein LOC119656095, which yields MAKLTIVAVLLLVASCLGQEYLPGIPLNPVSGASTFLARSGGIVRDDNDDASPTPNFCAGKFGPVCLNCHSLLTCADEVINTQTCTSMDPSKPFCQNSACTSENAVADCNIPFRCTAQGPFPNPGDCTMYYFCTDTTLQGSIVYKCPTNYVYDSKSGLCKQKKVSSDCKTISCNGLSNQYQVFAADKSILIYCADTVTVKETILFRCKDYDNMEYDADTLQCKYVCKTEGRFVDREDCTKYYNCYKSGTTYAAQHLSCPAGFSYSSDRQNCVAQPTGTACTPELG from the exons ATGGCTAAACTCACAATTGTGGCTGTGCTGCTCTTG GTTGCTTCTTGCCTGGGCCAAGAGTATCTTCCCGGAATTCCCCTGAATCCAGTCAGTGGAGCATCTACGTTCCTTGCACGTTCCGGAGGGATAGTAAGGGACGATAATGATGATGCAAGTCCTACACCAAATTTCTGCGCAGGAAAATTTGGGCCCGTTTGCTTAAATTGTCATTCCCTTCTT ACTTGCGCCGATGAAGTCATCAATACACAAACTTGCACTTCAATGGATCCTTCCAAGCCTTTCTGCCAGAATTCGGCATGCACTAGTGAAAACGCCGTAGCAGATTGTAATATTCCTTTCCGATGTACTGCGCAAGGACCCTTCCCCAACCCTGGCGACTGCACCATGTACTACTTTTGTACAGACACAACTTTGCAAGGTTCCATAGTCTACAAGTGCCCCACCAACTACGTCTATGACTCGAAATCGGGTTTGTGTAAACAGAAGAAAGTTTCAAGCGACTGCAAGACGATAAGCTGCAACGGTCTCTCTAACCAGTACCAAGTATTTGCTGCTGACAAATCAATCCTAATCTATTGTGCCGATACCGTTACCGTAAAGGAGACAATCCTCTTCAGGTGTAAGGATTATGATAACATGGAGTACGATGCCGATACACTTCAATGTAAATATGTCTGTAAGACTGAAGGACGTTTCGTCGACCGCGAAGATTGCACTAAATACTACAATTGTTACAAGAGCGGGACCACTTACGCAGCTCAACATTTGAGCTGTCCAGCAGGCTTCAGTTATAGTTCTGATCGACAAAACTGCGTTGCGCAACCAACAGGAACAGCTTGCACCCCCGAACTAGGTTAG